A window of Eucalyptus grandis isolate ANBG69807.140 chromosome 4, ASM1654582v1, whole genome shotgun sequence genomic DNA:
GAAGTGCATTTTGGCAGGCACTCCATAGGAAAATTTTTATCTTCGGTTGTATGTCGAAGTTCCAAATAAGTTTCCATATGGCTGGATCAAACTAGTGTGATTTCGTTGGCGTGGACTCTCGATGCGTAACATGTTTTCTCATTGCAAAGTAACCACTTTTTACCGTATAAGGTTCCCGACTTGTTCTTTGTCCAAACCAATTTATCTTCTGTGGTAGGGAGGCCAATAGGTATTGCTTTGATTTCTGTCGCTAGGGAGTCATCGAACAGGGACTGCAATAGGTCTTCCTTCCATTGTACAGCTTCAAAGTCAATCAAATCGGCTACTTTACTGGGTTCGTTTGGTGTCGCAAGTCCTCCAATCACTCCTGTCTTCAGCCACTTATCCTctcgaattgaaattttctgTCCATTACCCACTACCCACATGACTTGAGGAGCAATTGCATCCCTTCCTACTAATAAGCTTTGCCAACCCCACAATGGACGTGATCCTTTCCCCGCTTTCCAAAAGTCACAGTTGGGGAAATAAAGACTTTTCATGATTTGACTCCACAGTGTATTCTGACATTGGGAAATCCTCCAAGATTGTTTTCCTAGCATAGCGGTGTTAAATATCATTAGGTCCTTAAAGCCAAGGCCGTCTTCCTCCTTACGAAGCTTCAGAAGATCCCATTTTCTCCAGTGCATACCAGCTGTCTTGTTGTTATTTCTCCACCAGAAGTTagcaattttcttctcaatggATTTAACAATGGAAACTGGGATTTTAAATACTGACATTGCATACTGAGGTATCGCCTGAACAACTGATTTAATAAGAATTTCCTTACCTGCTCTCGAAAGCAAGTTTTCTTTCCAGCTCTCCAGCTTCGAGTTAACCCTTGCAAGTATCCATGcaaacatatcttttttttagGCCCCCCAGTCCGAAGGgattcctaaatattttccaGTTTTCACAATTTCGGGAACCCTCAGCACTGATAACATGTTTCTTTGAAGGCTGTCCGGACAACCTTTGCTGAAATATAACCCTGATTTGTTAAGATTTATAGCCTGCCCTGATGCGTAGCAATATTGGTGGAGAATGGTACCCAAGTTTTGACTCTTAGTAACTGTGCCATCTAGAAAGAAGATAGAATCATCTGCAAACAATAAGTGGGAAAGAGTTGGGCAATTCATGTTTAGTTTAATGCCATGGATGATATCTTCCGCGAGAGCTTGCTTCATCATATGAGATAAAACATTCGCTACAATAATAAACAGATATGGGGATAAAGGATCGCCCTGGCGAATACCCCGAGATGGCTTGAAGTATGGTAAAGACTCACCATTGAATTTGATGCTGTAGGATACTGTTGTAACGCATTGCATAACCCACTTCACCCATTCAGCCCTAAAGCCCATCTTGAATAGACACTCCTGTAGGAAGTCCCACTTGATTCGATCATAAGCTTTCAGCATATCAAGCTTAAGAATGGCTTGAAATTTTTTCCTCCTGTCTCTCGTTCTTAATCTGTGAATCACTTCTTGGACAATCaaaatgttgtcttgaatttgccAAGTCCCCACAAATGCACTTTGTTCCTTAGCAATGATGTCTGGTAATAAAGGTTTTAGTCTGTTCGCAAGGATTTTTGAAATGATCTTGTAAATAAAATTACACAAGCTTATGGGCCGAAATTGTTCTAACCTTTCTGGATTTGAGTATTTGGGGATAAGAGTAATTTGGGTTTTATTCAGGGCTGGGTTGAGGGTTCCAGACTCAAAGAAAATCTGCACTTCCCTGAGGATATCTCCGCTAATGACTTGCTAGTGCTGCTGAAAAAAGAGTCTGTTCAGTCCATCCGGTCCAGGAGCTTTGGTGGCGCACAATTGGTGAGTAGCAGTATAAACTTCTTCCATAGTCACCACTTGAGTAAGTTTAAGATTCATATCTATACTAACTGATGCCGGAATATGGTTTAGGATAGGCTGGAAATTCCGAGGACCTACTGAAGTatataaatttttgaagaattCCACCATCATGTTTTTTAgattttcattgttttctcaCCCATTCTCCTTCGGCATTCATCATCATGGAAATACGGTTCCTGTTTCTCCTTTGTATAGTGGTGGCATGAAAGAATTTTGTATTCCTATCCCCCCATTTGAGCCACTTGATTCTAGATCTTATACCCCAAAACATTTCTTCCTGTCGCCATAAGGATTCGATCTCATTGTGGATATGTTGAATCTTGCACTGATCATATTGCAAAGTGGTATTGTTCATTCGAGATTGAAGTTCGTTCTTCAgctcttgaattttcttatatgcGTTGGGAAATCGTTTCCTACTCCATGCCGCTAGTTGAGTTGCCACTAGGTCTAATTTCTCAGCCATGTTTTTCCTGTGTGAATCTCCCATGTTCACTTGATAGTTTTCCTACACTCATCATCTTCCGCCCAATATGGCTCATATTTGAACTCTCGCCGTTTTTGTGTCAGAGTAGGTGAAGTTGAAAAGATGAGAGGACTGTGATCAAAACCAATAGTTGGCAAGGCTATAACTTCAGCATTTGGGTAAGCTATTCGCCATTCCATGGTACATAATGCTCTGTCCAACCTTTCTTTAACATTTTCAGTGCCCTCTCTTCTGTTTGTCCAGGTAAAGGCACATCCCTTACTTTCTAGATCCATTAATGAGCATGCATATACGAAGTCCCTGAATGCAGAAAGTCTAAAATGCTCGGCTATCCTTTTTCCCAATGGTATAGTACTTCGTTAAAGTCCCCGATACACAGCCAAGGAAGGTGATTGGAGGCACTCACTCTGTGTATTTTGCCCATAAGAGAATTCTGTCATGAAACGCGTTAGGAGCATGGAGAAAAGTGATTCGCATGGTCTGATTACTATCATTGAGAAGGCACTGCACGTTGATGAGAAATTCTGAATGTGAGTCGATGGAGATATTAACCTGGTCATCCCAAAAAAGAGCTAAACCCCCCGATAACCCTTCTGGATTTACCACAAAACTATGAGAAGTCTTCAGCTTTCTTCTTAGTCGTTGCACTGTTTGCTCTTgattcttagtttccataaggaAAATAACGTTGGGCCTTTCCTGAGTCACTAGGACTCTAAGAGCCTAAATTGTCAGGGGAgagcccaacccctgacaattccaactgaGTAGTTTCATGGTTGCACCGGTgacttattagggctagccaccaaagcccattgagTTGATTTATCCTCCTCCGTGATAGGTATTTCTATAAGCTATAGTTTATCAGTAGAAGTTGTCTTTGAGGACTGAGCTCCATACGGGCAAAATCGCTTGCCTTTCTTGGATGTGGGGATCTTAGTAGATCTGGTTTTTCCTTTAGCTGAACTTCTTTCTGACTCTAAATAGAAATGCCTTTCTCTTTCAACTTCTTTAAGCTGTTCATTGTTCAGGGTCAGCATAGAATTTGCGTCTAGGCAGCTGCTGTCTCTCTTTTGTGGATATTTTCCTTCTATGATTGTTATAGCTCGAGAAGATACTTATTGATCAACCTGTTGTTGAGGTCCTTCTTTTAGGGGTGTTGTGATTGGGGAGGGAGAAGGGCCTGCGCTAGTGCATTCTTTGCTGGCTAAGATTCATGGGATTGCGCTTCCATTGGAGATTCCGGCACCATTTCTACATCATCAATAAGCTGGGTTTGTCTTCCATAAAAAATTTTCCCATATGGGCTGAGTTCCCTGACTTCTGCTTGTAGCCAATTGCTGAAGTTTCCCAGTAGGTCTTCCTCTAACCTTGTAGTTTTGTAAGGTATCTCTTTACAGGCCGTGGTGTAATGACCAATTCGCCCATAAGAATAGCAATAGTGTGGTAGCCTCTCATATTTGAACTCGATCCACAATTTTTTGTTTCCCAAGTTTACCACTACCCCTGTTTTAAGAGGTGTAGCTAGGTTCAGCTTGATTCTTGTTTTCCCAACCTTATagttactatttccttttgctTCCAGTTTCACCTCCAGAACTTCTCCTGTCTTGGAAGCAATCTCTCTAACTACCTCCGTCGTAACTCTGCCAAAAGGTAATCCAAATAGTTGCACCCAAAAAGGACAATGAGAGAAATCATAGCAAATGTCAGGTATGTCAGGATCACATTGCTGGAGCACTAGAAGGTTGCTAGAGAAGGACCATGGCCCGGCATCAAGGACCTTCTGCTTCTCGGCTTCTAATTTAAATGTGAATGAGAAGAATCCTAATTCTAACGAGGTACAAGAAAAATTCTCTATTCTCCATGCTCGTTTCATTGTACTGAGAAAAGCCTGGAAATTGACATTTGGTCGAGTGTAAAGTTTGCCAAATAATGTAAGCCTGCATTCAGTTAACTTCTCAGTAGATATATCCTGTGTAACATCTATAACATCATCCTCAGACCATAAGTTACCAAGGCTTTTACACAACGCCTCTAACCTACTTGCTTCAGTTGTTGGATCTGCCATAAGGCCTGttgcaataaacttgaaataTAGAGTTGATACTACCTTAGGGGAAATCTCTTTTCCAGAAGCTGTTGCAATGCCGAGCTGATTCTGAGTGGTTCAGTGCTGAGCTTGGAGGGAAACCGGGCCAGGTAAGGCATGGCGAGACTGATCCATGAAGAGCGATT
This region includes:
- the LOC120292660 gene encoding uncharacterized protein LOC120292660; amino-acid sequence: MADPTTEASRLEALCKSLGNLWSEDDVIDVTQDISTEKLTECRLTLFGKLYTRPNVNFQAFLSTMKRAWRIENFSCTSLELGFFSFTFKLEAEKQKVLDAGPWSFSSNLLVLQQCDPDIPDICYDFSHCPFWVQLFGLPFGRVTTEVVREIASKTGEVLEVKLEAKGNSNYKVGKTRIKLNLATPLKTGVVVNLGNKKLWIEFKYERLPHYCYSYGRIGHYTTACKEIPYKTTRLEEDLLGNFSNWLQAEVRELSPYGKIFYGRQTQLIDDVEMVPESPMEAQSHES